One genomic region from Osmerus eperlanus chromosome 6, fOsmEpe2.1, whole genome shotgun sequence encodes:
- the edaradd gene encoding ectodysplasin-A receptor-associated adapter protein isoform X2 has translation MCDSIGVKMTSLKAFQETFDRISVEPVEDTDTSSFMPEMSLKSNYPVQVTEPKDTVTLQLSSMPPGYLIPHSDRIRQPEEDGLDCICTGSISPDFSKEPQFLNPCDKCCYSVPPPKISDLMNDKDLLDLLRLKLDPNHCTVKNWKNFASRWGMSYDELTMLEHRTQGSMCHSPTQEFLLRYNQKTVTELTDLCRHYQRIDVLQLLQRWMKNDWPSRWQQAH, from the exons ATGTGTGACTCTATTGGTGTAAAGATGACCAGCTTGAAGGCGTTTCAGGAGACATTTG ATAGAATATCTGTAGAACCAGTGGAGGACACTGATACTAGCAGTTTTATGCCAGAAATG TCCCTAAAGTCCAACTATCCAGTTCAGGTTACAGAACCTAAAG ATACTGTGACACTGCAGCTAAGTTCCATGCCTCCTGGATACCTTATACCTCATTCAGACAGAATAAGACAG ccagaggaagatggactagATTGTATCTGCACAGGGTCAATTTCACCAG ACTTCTCTAAAGAACCACAGTTCCTGAACCCCTGTGACAAGTGCTGTTACTCAGTCCCACCACCCAAGATAAGTGACCTGATGAACGACAAAGACTTGCTGGATCTACTCCGTCTGAAACTGGACCCCAACCACTGCACTGTCAAGAACTGGAAGAACTTTGCCAGTCGCTGGGGTATGAGCTATGATGAACTGACCATGCTGGAGCACCGGACCCAGGGATCTATGTGCCACAGCCCTACACAGGAGTTTCTGCTACGCTACAACCAGAAGACAGTCACGGAACTCACCGACCTTTGCCGTCACTACCAGCGCATTGATGTGCTGCAGCTTCTTCAGCGCTGGATGAAGAATGACTGGCCTTCACGCTGGCAACAGGCTCATTAA
- the edaradd gene encoding ectodysplasin-A receptor-associated adapter protein isoform X1 — MRSANGTFPLGCEMTHGAYLLLIEKSKGHVGNSTAYRISVEPVEDTDTSSFMPEMSLKSNYPVQVTEPKDTVTLQLSSMPPGYLIPHSDRIRQPEEDGLDCICTGSISPDFSKEPQFLNPCDKCCYSVPPPKISDLMNDKDLLDLLRLKLDPNHCTVKNWKNFASRWGMSYDELTMLEHRTQGSMCHSPTQEFLLRYNQKTVTELTDLCRHYQRIDVLQLLQRWMKNDWPSRWQQAH; from the exons ATGAGGTCTGCAAATGGGACGTTTCCACTTGGCTGTGAAATGACTCATGGAGCCTACCTATTATTGATAGAAAAAAGTAAAGGTCACGTTGGAAATAGCACTGCAT ATAGAATATCTGTAGAACCAGTGGAGGACACTGATACTAGCAGTTTTATGCCAGAAATG TCCCTAAAGTCCAACTATCCAGTTCAGGTTACAGAACCTAAAG ATACTGTGACACTGCAGCTAAGTTCCATGCCTCCTGGATACCTTATACCTCATTCAGACAGAATAAGACAG ccagaggaagatggactagATTGTATCTGCACAGGGTCAATTTCACCAG ACTTCTCTAAAGAACCACAGTTCCTGAACCCCTGTGACAAGTGCTGTTACTCAGTCCCACCACCCAAGATAAGTGACCTGATGAACGACAAAGACTTGCTGGATCTACTCCGTCTGAAACTGGACCCCAACCACTGCACTGTCAAGAACTGGAAGAACTTTGCCAGTCGCTGGGGTATGAGCTATGATGAACTGACCATGCTGGAGCACCGGACCCAGGGATCTATGTGCCACAGCCCTACACAGGAGTTTCTGCTACGCTACAACCAGAAGACAGTCACGGAACTCACCGACCTTTGCCGTCACTACCAGCGCATTGATGTGCTGCAGCTTCTTCAGCGCTGGATGAAGAATGACTGGCCTTCACGCTGGCAACAGGCTCATTAA